From the genome of Torulaspora globosa chromosome 2, complete sequence, one region includes:
- a CDS encoding uncharacterized protein (ancestral locus Anc_2.261) has product MKVSLREPIYETAKQERPRSYYFSSLTEEERSRYAESALDYESVLRDASLGPYRGWARFRGRVLDVQLHNDRIELSSQQDKRLKRRRPGQKQRLARRMAQQREKERDEKAKEIKKMIKRKFHKRGGKKNKKKPEPTLPRFRTE; this is encoded by the coding sequence ATGAAAGTGTCTCTCCGTGAACCCATCTATGAGACTGCAAAGCAGGAGAGACCGAGAAGCTATTATTTTTCCAGTCTTACGGAGGAGGAGCGATCAAGATACGCGGAAAGTGCCTTAGATTACGAGAGTGTCTTGCGAGACGCTTCTCTAGGACCCTACCGAGGCTGGGCTCGGTTCAGGGGACGTGTTCTTGACGTGCAGCTACACAATGATCGAATCGAACTATCGTCGCAGCAAGACAAGAGGCTAAAGAGGCGCAGACCTGGACAGAAGCAAAGACTGGCCAGAAGGATGGCTCAACAGCGTGAGAAAGAGCGTGATGAGAAAGCCAAGGAgatcaaaaagatgatTAAGAGAAAGTTCCACAAACGCGGAGGTAAGAAGAATAAAAAGAAGCCGGAACCAACGTTACCCAGGTTCAGAACTGAGTGA
- the SEC24 gene encoding COPII subunit SEC24 (ancestral locus Anc_2.262) produces MSHHKKRVYPQAQVQYAQNGFGQQPMVSPDGYPAVGAPGMPVQPQNGVPQVAAAQQQFFTPVQQQLHQQIDQTAAALDNVHLHNVPVVDPSSYYQQQQPAAAGQTFPQGQYQQQAASVPLRGGKPMNQLYPVDLLTELPPPINDLSLPPPPLMVPPERILVPSEEANASPDYVRCTLNAVPKTHSLLKKSKLPLALVIRPYQHLQDEINPPPLNEDGLVVRCRRCRSYMNPFVTFTDQGRRWRCNFCRLANDVPMQFDQTLSGVPANRYDRNEVKYGVMEYLAPKEYTMRQPPPSTYAFILDVSQNAIKSGLLATATRTLLEVLDSLPNHDDRTRVSILCVDNAIHYFAVPPDEESDQIKMMDVGDLDEPFFPRPNSMVVPLNACRNNLEKLLNQIPEIFQFNIMSKFALGPALKSAFNLISAIGGKIIVVSSTLPNVGIGKLQKRNENGVVNTSKESSQLLSCQDSFYKTFTIDCSKSQITVDMFLASEDYMDVASTSNLSRYTGGQTHFYPGFSAAKLTDVTKFTEEFSKHLCMDISMETVMRARGTSGLRMNSFYGHFFNRSSDLCAFSTMPRDQSYVFEVTMDESIIGDYCCFQIAVLLSLNTGQRRIRVITVCLPTTESLVDVYASADELAVTSYYTQKAVEKALGSSLEDARELLNKAVQDILAVYKKEIVVSNTAGGAPLRLCANLRMLPLLMHSLTKHMAFRPGIVPSDHRAAALNNLESIPLPYLIKTIYPKVYSLHDMPDEAGFPNEDGHIVLPEPINASASLFERYGLYLIDNTTELFLWIGGDAVSELVTDVFGCGDIFEVPIGKQELPIIENSEFNQRIRSIISKLREHDDVITYQSLYIVRGASLSEPVNHASAREVATLRLWATSALVEDKVLNSESYREFLQNMKMKISK; encoded by the coding sequence ATGTCTCACCATAAAAAACGTGTTTATCCGCAGGCGCAAGTTCAGTACGCTCAAAATGGGTTTGGACAGCAGCCAATGGTGAGCCCGGATGGATATCCAGCAGTGGGGGCTCCCGGTATGCCAGTACAGCCACAGAATGGAGTTCCGCAAGTTGCAGCTGCGCAGCAGCAGTTTTTTACCCCtgttcagcagcagcttcacCAGCAGATTGACCAAACGGCTGCAGCATTGGACAATGTGCATTTGCACAACGTGCCGGTGGTTGATCCGAGCAGCTACtatcagcaacagcagcctGCGGCTGCTGGTCAGACGTTTCCACAGGGTCAGTACCAGCAACAAGCTGCGAGTGTTCCGCTGAGAGGAGGTAAGCCTATGAACCAGTTGTATCCTGTTGATCTGCTCACTGAGCTGCCACCACCGATCAATGACTTGTCACTGCCCCCGCCGCCGTTGATGGTGCCTCCCGAAAGGATCTTGGTGCCATCTGAGGAGGCAAATGCGTCGCCGGATTACGTCAGATGCACTCTGAACGCGGTGCCCAAGACGCACtcgctgttgaaaaaatccAAGTTGCCATTGGCGCTGGTTATTAGGCCTTATCAGCACTTGCAAGACGAGATCAACCCGCCTCCGTTGAACGAAGACGGGCTGGTTGTTCGTTGCCGTCGCTGTCGGTCATACATGAACCCTTTTGTCACGTTCACGGATCAAGGCCGGAGATGGAGATGTAACTTCTGCCGACTCGCTAACGACGTTCCGATGCAGTTCGACCAGACGTTGTCCGGCGTGCCAGCTAACCGCTATGATAGAAACGAAGTGAAATATGGTGTCATGGAATACTTGGCGCCAAAGGAATACACAATGAGGCAGCCGCCTCCTTCGACGTACGCGTTCATTTTGGATGTCTCGCAGAATGCGATCAAATCCGGCTTGCTGGCCACTGCTACAAGAACCTTGTTAGAGGTGTTGGACTCCTTACCAAACCACGATGATAGAACGAGAGTTTCCATTCTATGTGTCGATAACGCTATCCACTACTTCGCCGTCCCACCTGACGAGGAGTCTGACCAGATCAAAATGATGGACGTCGGCGATTTGGACGAGCCTTTCTTCCCAAGACCAAATTCAATGGTGGTTCCGCTGAATGCCTGCAGGAACAATTTGGAAAAATTGTTAAATCAGATTCCTgaaattttccagttcAATATCATGAGTAAGTTTGCTCTGGGTCCAGCGCTGAAGTCTGCGTTCAACTTGATCAGTGCGATTGGCGGTAAGATTATTGTCGTCTCATCTACTCTGCCAAACGTGGGTATCGGCAAATTGCAGAAGAGAAACGAAAATGGTGTCGTCAATACATCGAAGGAATCATCGCAGCTGTTGAGTTGTCAGGATTCTTTCTACAAAACGTTTACCATTGACTGCAGCAAATCTCAAATTACGGTTGACATGTTTTTGGCTTCTGAAGATTACATGGACGTCGCATCGACGTCTAATTTAAGCCGGTACACCGGTGGTCAAACCCATTTCTACCCAGGTTTCTCGGCTGCTAAATTGACCGATGTTACTAAGTTCACAGAAGagttttcaaagcatttgTGCATGGATATATCCATGGAAACTGTTATGAGAGCTCGTGGAACGTCAGGATTAAGGATGAATTCTTTCTACGGgcacttcttcaacagatccTCGGATCTGTGTGCTTTCTCGACTATGCCAAGAGACCAATCATACGTTTTTGAAGTCACCATGGATGAGTCAATTATTGGCGACTATTGTTGTTTTCAGATTGCCGTCTTATTGTCTCTGAACACCGGTCAGCGTAGAATCAGAGTGATCACGGTTTGCTTGCCCACCACAGAATCGTTGGTTGACGTGTATGCCTCAGCCGACGAACTGGCGGTGACCTCATACTACACCCAAAAGGCAGTTGAAAAAGCTCTCGGCTcaagcttggaagatgctaGAGAGCTGCTAAACAAGgctgttcaagatattcTGGCTGTTTACAAAAAGGAAATCGTCGTTTCCAACACTGCTGGGGGTGCTCCTCTGAGATTATGCGCTAACCTGCGGATGCTCCCGCTATTAATGCACTCCCTAACGAAGCACATGGCATTTAGGCCCGGTATTGTTCCCAGTGACCACAGAGCGGCGGCCTTGAACAATTTGGAGTCCATACCCCTACCTTACCTAATCAAGACCATTTATCCAAAGGTCTACTCTTTGCACGATATGCCAGATGAGGCTGGTTTCCCTAACGAAGACGGCCACATTGTTCTTCCTGAACCAATAAATGCTTCTGCATCTCTATTCGAAAGATACGGATTATATCTGATTGATAATACCACGGAACTTTTCCTCTGGATCGGAGGCGACGCAGTTAGTGAATTGGTCACAGATGTCTTCGGATGTGGCGATATATTCGAAGTTCCTATCGGGAAACAGGAACTACCAATCATCGAAAACTCTGAGTTTAACCAAAGAATCAGAAGCATCATTTCCAAGCTCAGAGAACATGACGATGTGATCACTTATCAATCTCTATACATTGTAAGAGGCGCATCGTTGAGTGAACCAGTCAACCACGCCTCCGCTAGAGAGGTTGCCACTTTAAGACTATGGGCCACGAGTGCGCTGGTTGAAGATAAGGTGCTCAACAGCGAGAGCTACCGCGAATTCTTACAAAAcatgaagatgaagatcaGCAAATGA
- a CDS encoding putative metalloendopeptidase (ancestral locus Anc_2.263), translated as MAMDLDTSADIKEDRGLGDWFLVLGESGSMKLTGSGEIELFNLHDNDQFVSPCLTVHGKCKSGSGARMLQVLHPQLPPVTYPIHADGFKATVILVPGENRLTFVTDTKVSRSVGCLYVPMLQDPPIHLCLLVARDSSLEFDSPRAQREKEGGNGLDLAVRKLRVGARLMQAYTNEQMMRAGFGNRSFRFLEEFTWDTTFQQKEEMRNTVKIHILRSDKSTKEIRDYNLAQQNPDASDAGGLFGIAMEALQKYGGPFTKGPEPVQAAVMFLDTHWDGKLITAHAALGGGTDEIKLAIFGSHGLFAWPPHIEQLVAYFTDDTRTSQKEVSNDCNECGTHWETFTLTLGAFMHEIGHSLGCPHEENGVMLRDYVTLNRSFLTKEAFSVRTNSFGSQAPIFPKEECTWHHLDLLRFLYHPSFTLPQDYYDPSFMRPGKIDKFTEPKPSLYPLGDNLCRITSRTGIYSIEMICGDLSKGYIEYLPRSLGGPGPVRDLTLSLDDLVARLPPNERGTSFTLRILSVNAPEIQIGNFPSFLKPSFISMERYGLPRNVQGVKSQLLGNEHGGADSGVVAFDVRHVSAIRVYHGGALDGIRLFLQPNMGSVNPPLPPRNYMEKLTNSFKATTLNDEAKSSVLFGRQTNDYTDFVLEKDEIVTGLNVRCGGWIDAVQIATNHGRITKMLGNATGGGIVELRPPEGQYILGLYGRIGQWVDAMGIIYGNL; from the coding sequence ATGGCCATGGATCTCGACACTTCTGCGGACATAAAGGAAGACAGGGGCTTGGGAGATTGGTTTCTGGTGCTAGGTGAATCTGGTTCAATGAAACTGACAGGATCTGGAGAGATTGAGCTTTTTAATCTGCACGATAATGACCAGTTTGTGTCTCCGTGCTTGACGGTTCATGGAAAGTGCAAAAGTGGCAGCGGAGCCCGCATGCTGCAAGTGTTGCATCCTCAGTTGCCGCCGGTGACGTATCCTATACACGCCGATGGCTTCAAGGCTACCGTTATTCTGGTTCCCGGCGAGAATCGGTTGACTTTTGTGACGGATACAAAGGTCTCGAGGAGCGTTGGTTGCCTGTATGTTCCGATGCTGCAAGATCCACCGATTCATCTCTGTCTGCTGGTGGCCAGGGACTCGTCTCTCGAGTTTGACTCACCTAGAGCTCAGCGGGAGAAGGAGGGAGGCAACGGGCTGGATCTGGCGGTGAGAAAGTTGAGAGTAGGTGCCAGGCTAATGCAAGCGTACACGAACGAGCAAATGATGCGTGCCGGCTTTGGAAACAGGAGTTTCAGGTTTTTGGAGGAGTTTACGTGGGACACTACGTTCCAGCAGAAAGAGGAGATGAGAAATACAGTCAAGATTCACATACTACGCTCTGACAAGTCAACGAAGGAGATTCGGGACTACAATTTAGCTCAGCAGAACCCGGACGCATCAGACGCTGGCGGGCTTTTTGGTATTGCCATGGAGGCCCTCCAGAAATACGGCGGCCCCTTCACCAAAGGGCCAGAGCCAGTTCAAGCTGCGGTGATGTTCTTAGACACACATTGGGATGGAAAACTCATCACTGCGCATGCTGCTTTGGGCGGTGGGACCGATGAGATAAAATTAGCGATCTTTGGGTCTCACGGTCTGTTTGCCTGGCCTCCTCATATCGAGCAATTGGTCGCTTATTTCACCGACGATACAAGAACCTCGCAAAAAGAGGTTTCCAACGACTGTAATGAATGCGGTACACACTGGGAGACGTTCACCTTGACCTTGGGGGCGTTCATGCATGAAATTGGGCATTCACTGGGCTGTCCCCACGAGGAGAATGGTGTCATGCTGAGAGACTATGTAACACTCAACAGATCTTTCCTCACAAAGGAGGCATTCTCGGTAAGAACAAATTCTTTTGGCTCTCAGGCGCCAATTTTCCCGAAAGAGGAGTGTACTTGGCATCACCTCGATCTGCTGCGATTTCTTTACCATCCGTCGTTTACGCTGCCGCAGGATTACTACGATCCTTCCTTTATGAGACCTGGCAAAATTGATAAATTTACTGAGCCCAAGCCATCTCTCTATCCGCTGGGTGACAACTTATGCCGTATCACCTCAAGGACCGGTATTTACTCGATCGAAATGATCTGTGGAGATTTGTCGAAGGGTTACATCGAATATTTGCCCAGATCGCTAGGCGGTCCTGGACCTGTACGTGATCTAACTCTTTCTTTAGATGATCTAGTCGCTCGCCTGCCTCCAAATGAGCGTGGGACTAGTTTCACGTTGAGAATATTGTCCGTCAACGCACCAGAGATTCAAATCGGTAATTTCCcgagcttcttgaagcctAGCTTCATATCAATGGAGAGATATGGACTTCCCCGTAACGTCCAAGGCGTGAAATCACAACTATTAGGCAACGAACATGGCGGCGCAGATAGTGGCGTTGTGGCGTTTGACGTAAGGCATGTCAGTGCCATAAGGGTTTACCATGGCGGGGCATTAGACGGAATACGATTATTCTTGCAGCCAAATATGGGAAGTGTTAATCCGCCGTTGCCACCTAGAAACTACATGGAGAAACTGACGAACTCTTTCAAGGCCACTACTTTGAATGATGAAGCCAAGTCGAGTGTCTTGTTTGGCAGACAAACAAATGATTACACAGATTTTGTACTGGAAAAAGATGAGATCGTTACTGGCCTGAATGTTAGATGCGGTGGATGGATTGATGCTGTTCAAATTGCAACAAACCACGGCCGGATAACTAAGATGCTTGGAAATGCGACAGGCGGTGGTATTGTAGAACTGAGGCCACCGGAAGGTCAGTACATCTTAGGGTTATACGGAAGGATAGGGCAGTGGGTAGACGCCATGGGTATAATCTACGGCAATCTGTAA
- the PFK26 gene encoding 6-phosphofructo-2-kinase (ancestral locus Anc_2.264), translating into MFKSVQYFESTAPSPSDSEVEPTEPRDVKPDACESEEHEDHGSRGKHVRIMIDDESEDNAQDGESEGEDKQDKLDGLPSFQKRPLSDTPVTSTWNSPASSTDNTPLTSPETSTTNLVQMNQALNQIPRQEAESTETRQANLSLSPPLATGALSPSRFPHPSRRPTTIDVPGLTKSKSSPDGTISKEDPGSKLVIVMVGLPATGKSFITNKLSRYLNFSMYYCKVFNVGNTRRQFAKEHNISDQDSKFFDPGNNEFSKLRDKWAMDTLDQLLDYLLEGPGSVGIFDATNTTKERRKHVYDKIHERNPHLKVLFLESVCSNRAVVERNIQLKLFGPDYKGKDPESSLKDFKERLANYMKAYQPIEDSENFQFIKMIDVGKKVIAYNIQGFLASQTVYYLLNFNLTERQIWITRNGESEDNVDGRLGGDSHLTPRGERYARALTNFIDYQRALFYNNEMEKKRKSDCDDEKQCNEFFVWTSMRQRSIETAKYFNEEDYPVKQMRMLDELSAGDFEGMTYPEIQQDFPEEFEERRKDKLRYRYPGIGGESYMDVTNRLRPVIAEIERIEDNLLIITHRVVARILLGYFMNLSKDIIANVDVPLHCIYCLELKPYGITWALWEFNEETGNFFKVPESEMNTTMVKENELVYKERRYSLVPTAPASANNSSSDIRAKKNGSTGSSTLTRETGDKRITCSSSQNEAIHPTSAPAVPFAHNLPNPSNLIDGGGTSISVNRRQPTALQSCVKSSLLANSIESLRPATSPRQTLQIDKLNERLINLKTRSPNKIKAVDDNERENKNK; encoded by the coding sequence ATGTTCAAGAGTGTGCAATACTTTGAAAGCACTGCACCTTCTCCTTCGGATTCGGAAGTGGAACCAACTGAGCCACGGGATGTAAAACCAGACGCGTGTGAAAGTGAAGAGCATGAGGACCATGGTAGTCGGGGCAAACATGTACGAATTATGATTGATGACGAAAGCGAAGATAATGCACAGGACGGAGAGAGTGAGGGCGAAGACAAGCAGGACAAGTTAGACGGCCTTCCGTCCTTTCAAAAGAGGCCTTTGAGCGACACGCCGGTAACGAGTACTTGGAACTCGCCCGCAAGCTCCACGGACAATACGCCGTTGACGTCACCAGAAACCAGCACAACCAATTTGGTTCAGATGAATCAGGCGCTCAATCAAATACCAAGACAGGAAGCTGAGAGCACAGAGACTCGCCAGGCTAATCTGTCTCTTTCACCTCCGCTAGCTACGGGCGCATTATCTCCTTCGAGGTTTCCGCACCCATCGAGACGGCCTACCACGATCGATGTGCCCGGTTTGACAAAGTCGAAATCTTCGCCAGATGGCACAATATCTAAAGAGGATCCAGGCTCTAAACTGGTGATCGTTATGGTTGGGCTGCCTGCCACGGGAAAGTCTTTTATTACAAACAagctttcaagatatttgaacttttccatGTATTACTGTAAAGTTTTCAACGTGGGAAATACGAGAAGACAGTTTGCCAAAGAACATAATATAAGTGATCAGGACTCTAAATTTTTTGACCCCGGGAATAATGAATTTTCCAAACTTCGAGACAAATGGGCGATGGATACTTTAGACCAATTACTTGATTATTTATTGGAAGGGCCCGGTTCTGTAGGTATCTTTGATGCTACCAATACCACGAAGGAAAGGAGAAAGCATGTTTACGATAAAATTCATGAAAGAAATCCACATTTGAAAGTTCTGTTCCTAGAATCTGTTTGTTCTAACAGGGCTGTTGTCGAGAGAAATATCCAACTCAAGCTTTTTGGGCCGGATTATAAGGGCAAGGATCCGGAATCATCGCTaaaagacttcaaagaacGCCTTGCAAATTACATGAAGGCCTATCAACCTATTGAAGATTCCGAGAACtttcaattcatcaaaatGATTGATGTTGGTAAGAAAGTCATCGCATACAATATTCAGGGATTTTTAGCATCTCAAACCGTTTACTACCTGTTGAACTTTAACTTAACCGAGCGGCAGATTTGGATCACCAGGAATGGTGAGAGTGAGGACAACGTGGATGGGCGTCTCGGTGGTGATTCGCACCTGACGCCGCGCGGTGAGCGCTATGCGCGGGCTCTAACCAATTTTATTGATTATCAAAGAGCACTTTTTTACAATAATgagatggagaagaagagaaagtcAGAttgtgatgatgaaaaacAATGCAACGAATTCTTTGTGTGGACAAGTATGCGTCAAAGATCCATTGAAACAGCGAAATATTTtaatgaagaagattatcCAGTGAAACAAATGAGGATGCTGGACGAGTTGAGTGCCGGAGACTTTGAGGGTATGACCTATCCtgaaattcaacaagaTTTTCCAGAAGAGTTcgaagagagaagaaaggatAAGCTTCGTTATAGATACCCGGGGATAGGAGGTGAGTCGTACATGGATGTCACAAATCGTTTGAGACCTGTCATTGCGGAGATCGAAAGGATTGAGGACAACCTTTTAATCATTACCCACAGAGTTGTGGCTCGAATTTTACTGGGTTATTTCATGAATCTCAGTAAAGATATCATAGCCAATGTGGATGTGCCATTGCACTGTATTTATTGCTTGGAATTGAAGCCCTATGGTATCACATGGGCCCTATGGGAGTTCAACGAAGAGACTGGTAACTTTTTCAAGGTTCCTGAGTCAGAAATGAATACTACGATGGTTAAAGAGAACGAACTGGTCTATAAAGAAAGACGTTATTCACTTGTCCCAACGGCTCCAGCAAGCGCGAATAATTCCTCATCAGATATCCGTGCCAAAAAAAATGGATCAACCGGATCATCAACTCTAACCAGGGAAACCGGAGACAAAAGGATAACATGTTCCTCCTCACAGAATGAAGCTATACACCCGACTTCAGCGCCAGCGGTACCGTTTGCACATAATCTACCGAACCCATCGAATTTAATTGACGGAGGTGGAACTTCCATCTCAGTTAACCGTCGCCAGCCAACAGCTCTGCAAAGTTGCGTCAAATCCTCCCTATTAGCAAACTCTATAGAGAGTCTAAGACCCGCAACCTCTCCTAGACAAACGCTACAGATTGATAAATTGAACGAAAGGTTGATAAATTTGAAAACACGTTCGCCTAACAAGATTAAGGCAGTTGATGATAATGAAAGAGAAAACAAAAACAAATAA
- the MOB1 gene encoding Mob1p (ancestral locus Anc_2.265) — MAVHCVDFYNQINMLYGTVTEFCSPQSCPRMIATNEYEYLWSFHKGESPVAVSAPKYVECLMKWCQDQFDDETIFPAKTSGQFPTKFIQRFVIPMLRRLFRVYAHIYCHHFNEVLELNLQTVLNTSFRHFCLFSQEFELLRPADFGPLLELVMELRDR, encoded by the coding sequence ATGGCAGTGCACTGCGTCGATTTTTACAACCAGATAAACATGCTTTATGGCACTGTCACCGAGTTTTGTTCCCCTCAAAGTTGTCCCAGGATGATTGCCACCAACGAATACGAGTATCTTTGGAGCTTTCACAAGGGCGAATCTCCAGTGGCGGTGTCCGCTCCCAAATACGTTGAATGCCTAATGAAATGGTGCCAGGATCAATTTGACGATGAGACCATATTCCCGGCGAAGACTTCTGGCCAGTTTCCAACAAAGTTTATTCAGAGATTCGTCATTCCGATGCTGCGGAGGTTATTCCGAGTTTACGCCCACATTTACTGCCATCATTTCAACGAAGTGCTCGAGCTCAACTTACAGACTGTCCTGAACACCAGTTTCAGACATTTCTGTCTGTTTTCTCAAGAGTTTGAGTTGCTAAGGCCCGCCGATTTCGgtcctcttcttgagctGGTCATGGAACTACGAGATAGGTGA
- the ALG11 gene encoding alpha-1,2-mannosyltransferase ALG11 (ancestral locus Anc_2.266) gives MAAVMFSDWAIARLITIGICSFVFLKGLLRTAPYFTMKPPAKYRVRINNAIKKIEKDPGKNVKLDFGWKHGSVRRQMILASARPCEYSNGISSSNSISIGQSDKLHREEFVNKLVPELRRNKRVLYGFFHPYCNAGGGGEKVLWKAVESTLSKSSGNVALIYTGDIFATQEQILNSVSQRFDYELDRDRVVFIYLKNRRLVDSKTWPRFTLLGQAIGSIFLTLEALYKCPPDVWCDTMGYPFGYPFVHYFSHIPIVTYTHYPVISSDMLQKLQNMENARSLRITVKYWYWKAFMLWYKYVGSFVSIATTNSTWTDNHMKRIWNGLNSKILYPPCSTEKLVTKSAKSKRKNQAVVVAQFRPEKRHKLILKAFAHFLESLDDISLAPKLIMIGSTRSEADKDHVSYLRDWSRNSLQVPEILLEFRTDCPYEEIKSVLRESTYGINAMWNEHFGIAVVEYAASGLIPLVHASAGPLLDIVVPWDSSERKQAEENTTETRTGFFFKDKSDPDYNETQDRGKYPTLEELFITVVNLTDEEKHAISDRGRECVLVKFSDLKFHQGWDGVLDEVQRDFLSQINKREY, from the coding sequence ATGGCGGCAGTTATGTTCAGTGATTGGGCTATTGCCAGACTGATCACCATTGGAATATGCTCTTTTGTCTTTTTGAAGGGCCTCCTTCGAACGGCACCTTACTTTACCATGAAGCCACCAGCAAAATATAGAGTTCGAATTAACAATgctatcaagaagataGAAAAGGACCCGGGCAAGAATGTCAAACTGGATTTTGGTTGGAAGCACGGTTCAGTAAGGCGACAAATGATACTTGCGAGCGCCAGACCTTGCGAGTATTCCAATGGTATCTCCTCTTCGAATTCAATCTCAATTGGTCAATCAGATAAATTACACAGAGAAGAATTTGTGAACAAATTGGTACCAGAACTGAGACGGAACAAAAGGGTCCTCTATGGGTTCTTCCATCCATATTGCAATGCTGGCGGTGGCGGTGAAAAGGTGCTCTGGAAGGCCGTAGAATCCACCTTGTCAAAAAGCAGTGGCAATGTGGCCCTCATTTACACCGGCGATATCTTTGCTACACAGGAACAAATCCTGAATAGTGTCTCGCAACGCTTCGATTATGAACTGGATCGAGACAGAGTTGTCTTTATTTACTTGAAGAATCGAAGGCTAGTTGATAGCAAGACGTGGCCTCGGTTTACTCTGCTAGGGCAGGCCATTGGCTCTATTTTCCTCACACTTGAGGCACTTTACAAGTGTCCTCCAGATGTTTGGTGCGATACCATGGGTTATCCTTTTGGATATCCGTTTGTTCATTACTTCTCTCATATTCCGATCGTTACTTACACACATTATCCTGTGATTTCCTCAGACATGTTACAGAAGCTACAAAACATGGAAAATGCGCGGTCTTTAAGAATAACTGTCAAATATTGGTACTGGAAAGCCTTCATGCTATGGTATAAGTATGTTGGCTCTTTCGTAAGCATTGCGACTACCAATTCCACTTGGACGGACAATCATATGAAGAGGATTTGGAATGGTTTGAATTCAAAGATACTGTATCCGCCCTGCTCCACCGAGAAATTGGTTACGAAGTCGGCAAAATCAAAGCGAAAGAACCAAGCGGTTGTTGTGGCACAGTTTAGGCCTGAGAAGAGGCACAAATTGATCTTGAAAGCCTTTGCTCACTTTCTCGAGTCTCTTGATGACATTTCTCTAGCTCCCAAATTGATCATGATCGGGTCAACTAGATCGGAAGCTGATAAAGACCATGTGAGTTATTTGCGTGACTGGTCAAGGAACTCTCTTCAGGTTCCAGAAATTTTACTAGAATTCCGTACTGATTGTCCTTACGAGGAAATCAAGTCGGTTTTACGTGAGTCAACGTATGGTATCAATGCTATGTGGAACGAGCATTTTGGTATCGCAGTAGTCGAATATGCGGCATCAGGGCTAATACCATTGGTTCATGCCTCTGCTGGGCCGCTTCTAGATATTGTTGTTCCTTGGGACAGTTCAGAGAGGAAACAAGCAGAGGAAAATACCACAGAAACTAGAACTGgttttttcttcaaagacaaaAGTGATCCTGATTATAATGAAACGCAGGACCGTGGGAAATACCCTACTCTGGAAGAACTTTTCATAACAGTTGTGAACTTAacagatgaagagaagcATGCGATCTCTGATCGTGGTAGAGAATGTGTTCTTGTTAAGTTTTCAGACCTTAAATTTCACCAAGGTTGGGACGGAGTATTGGACGAGGTACAGAGGGACTTCTTAAGTCAAATTAATAAAAGAGAATACTAG